A region of Flavobacteriales bacterium DNA encodes the following proteins:
- a CDS encoding T9SS type B sorting domain-containing protein translates to MRRILPYLFSVLLSGQATAQLVVDPNYTPQQLVQDVLVGQGVQVSNVQYSGNNASKGYFDGSNANLGISEGVILCTGKAIDAVGPNNGQSPFGDEGTDFHGNGDPQLTSISATSTFDAANLEFDFIPSSDTVSFRYVFASNEYMYWVGQGFTDVFAFFISGPTITGEQNIALIPGTSTPVTIDNVNANSNSQYYISNENPPGTSVEYNGFTSVFTATAIVTACQQYHIRLVIADGGNGEYDSAVFLEARSFSSPTVSIDPQTNYTNSQSGFDLIEGCSTMSLTFERSAPYSNALTVALDVSGSATNGVDVSNIPNSLTFAPGDSTVTVSFDVLEDGLTEGTEDLTIEVVLNSQCSSNPSASVTVTIEDAEPFTVQTSPDVVFTCPQEYQIDATASGGYGTLTYDWSVSGETGSSITVFPLESTAYTVTVTDECGFSETATTVVNTSGYEPLQLEVADVVVCDGELAQLVANVEGGQGNRTFTWNGASGSGTYTFQATQSTDVAVTVTDDCGLSTSTTASVQVDDAMALFTQQLVRHNAIEFTNTTPNTQSVYWDFGDTLTSDEEMITHYYDTAGTYTVTMVVVNTNGCVDSVIQDVTVYPPLHVYIPNAFTPNEDGINETFGVMGEGYLYYDLEIFDRWGNKILSGRFTDENAWDGTIHGNKAPQGMYVYRVWVQPPIGIEHKESDVLYVLPGK, encoded by the coding sequence ATGAGAAGAATTCTCCCATACCTGTTTTCGGTCTTGCTATCTGGACAGGCCACTGCGCAATTGGTGGTCGATCCCAACTACACGCCTCAGCAGCTGGTTCAGGACGTTCTGGTGGGTCAGGGAGTTCAGGTAAGCAACGTTCAGTATTCTGGCAACAATGCCTCCAAGGGATATTTTGATGGAAGCAACGCCAATCTCGGCATTAGCGAAGGCGTGATTCTCTGTACCGGAAAGGCAATTGACGCAGTTGGCCCGAACAATGGGCAGAGTCCCTTTGGAGATGAGGGAACGGATTTTCATGGCAACGGGGACCCTCAGTTGACCAGCATCTCAGCTACATCCACATTCGATGCGGCAAATCTGGAGTTTGACTTCATTCCTTCTTCCGATACCGTCAGTTTCCGGTACGTTTTCGCATCCAACGAATACATGTACTGGGTAGGGCAGGGATTTACGGATGTGTTCGCCTTCTTTATCAGCGGCCCGACAATAACAGGAGAGCAGAACATTGCCTTGATTCCGGGAACGAGTACTCCCGTGACCATCGATAACGTCAACGCCAATTCCAATTCACAGTACTACATCTCGAATGAGAATCCACCGGGAACCTCGGTGGAGTACAATGGATTCACTTCCGTGTTCACCGCTACCGCGATCGTCACTGCCTGTCAACAATATCACATTCGTTTGGTAATTGCTGATGGTGGAAATGGCGAATACGATAGCGCGGTCTTTTTAGAGGCAAGAAGCTTTTCGAGCCCTACGGTAAGCATCGATCCGCAGACCAATTACACCAATTCCCAAAGTGGTTTCGACCTGATCGAAGGATGCAGTACCATGTCGCTCACTTTCGAGCGTTCAGCCCCATATTCCAATGCACTGACCGTTGCACTGGACGTATCGGGGTCAGCAACCAATGGGGTGGATGTTTCCAATATCCCCAACTCCCTGACCTTTGCTCCTGGAGATTCAACGGTCACGGTCAGTTTTGATGTTCTGGAAGATGGTCTCACAGAAGGAACGGAAGACCTGACAATAGAAGTTGTGCTCAACAGTCAATGTTCTTCTAATCCAAGTGCTTCGGTAACCGTAACAATTGAAGACGCGGAGCCATTTACTGTCCAGACCTCACCCGATGTGGTATTCACGTGCCCTCAGGAATATCAGATCGATGCAACGGCCAGCGGAGGGTATGGCACGCTTACCTATGATTGGTCCGTTTCGGGAGAAACAGGTTCATCCATCACGGTTTTTCCGCTGGAGTCCACGGCTTACACGGTCACGGTCACGGACGAATGTGGTTTCTCAGAAACGGCAACAACGGTTGTGAACACATCAGGGTATGAACCCTTGCAATTGGAAGTGGCTGATGTGGTGGTATGCGATGGCGAACTGGCCCAACTGGTGGCAAATGTCGAAGGTGGCCAAGGAAACCGAACGTTTACATGGAACGGTGCCTCCGGGTCGGGCACGTACACGTTTCAGGCCACGCAAAGCACAGATGTTGCCGTAACTGTTACAGACGATTGTGGGTTGAGCACTTCAACCACAGCGAGTGTTCAGGTGGATGATGCCATGGCCTTATTCACGCAGCAATTGGTCCGTCATAATGCCATTGAGTTTACCAACACAACCCCCAATACGCAGTCGGTCTATTGGGATTTTGGTGATACGCTGACATCCGATGAGGAAATGATAACGCACTATTATGATACCGCTGGAACCTACACGGTCACTATGGTCGTGGTGAACACGAATGGATGCGTGGACAGCGTCATTCAGGATGTGACCGTTTACCCACCATTGCATGTTTACATTCCGAACGCGTTCACACCCAATGAAGATGGCATCAACGAGACATTCGGGGTGATGGGAGAAGGCTATCTGTATTACGACCTGGAGATTTTTGACCGTTGGGGAAACAAGATACTGAGCGGAAGATTTACGGACGAGAATGCTTGGGATGGAACGATACACGGCAATAAGGCACCACAGGGCATGTACGTTTACCGGGTCTGGGTGCAGCCACCCATCGGTATCGAGCACAAAGAATCGGATGTGCTGTATGTGTTGCCGGGCAAATGA